CATCGATGACGATGTTTTTGCGCCGGCTGATATTACAATCGATGTTGTTGGTGGGCCAACATACTCATTTGGCGAACCAAATGAGTCAATTCTCCAAGAGAGTTTTGAACTGTAAGTTGCCGTATAAATAATTCAAGACGATCATCAGGGGCTCGACTGTGGAATAAAGCGTGAGCATATAGGAATCAAGACAAATACCACAGATTTGCCACACAGTTATTGACCGTTGAATTGTGGGGAAGTACAGACCTCTTGAACCCCTGTGACTAACAATATCTTTGATAATATCAGTGCTGATAACTGACGAAACCCTCAAACCAGCTGCAAACGTATCCTTACTTGAAAAGCATTTGTGTAAGTAATGGCATTACGTAGTTTATATCATTCCCGTGGATCCGCTGACATTCTTGGGATTGTCGTCCTATTATTTATTTCATTAGCGATCATCGGAGCTACAGCAGTCTTTGGGGTCATTCTCTATGTTCCTGAGCCAACGACGACAAACCCGTCAGCTGAATTCACGTTCGAGCATGATGACTCGGCGACTGATACGATGATAATTGACCATACTTCTGGTGACCGGATACCCAGTGATGCCGTTCGCATTGATATTGAGGGTGCTGATCCTCGGCTCGATGATAAAACATTGTACTGGGCAAATTTCACGGATAATGAATACGTCTATGAAAACAGCATTGAAATCACAAGGGATAGTCTCGACATCAATGATCTCCTCGATCTTAGTGAAGCATCAATCGAACTGCATGTTGAGGATGAGGATGATGGGGAAGAGACACGCGTTGGCCGCTGGCCGATATAATTCTGTAACTGTTTGTTAATCCAAATTCTTTGGCCTCAGCAGTTGAAGAGGTTAACGACAGATAGCGACGAAAACGCCACTCGTATATGAAAGCTAGCAAAATCGATACGTATATGCAACATCTCACAACTCCTGGTCCGACAGTCGGGGTTGTTGGTGGTGGACAACTCGGTCGTATGCTCGCTGAAGCGGCATCTCCTCTTGGAGTAGAGTTGATAGTACTTGATCCAACCCCGAATTGTCCTGCATCGTCTGTCGCTGAAAATCAGATTGTTGCTGATTTTGATGACCCTGATGCTATCATGGAGCTTGGAAAGAAAGTCGATGTATTAACATTCGAAATCGAGTTGGCTTCCCCTGACTTGCTTGAAAAAGTTCACAACGAGATTGGTGTTCCGGTCCACCCTGATCCTGATACATTGCGCATGATACAGGATAAATACGTCCAAAAGCAGCGGCTCGCTGATGCTGATATTCCTGTCCCCACATTTACCGAAGTTACATCTCAGGGAGATCTAGAAACCGCACTGGATGAGCTGGGTTCTGTAATGGTCAAAGCAAAAGAGGGTGGCTATGACGGCCGAGGAAACGTCCCCGTCGAATCACTTGAAGAAATTGAATCGGCACTTTCAGTTGTTGATCAAGGGGCTATGGCTGAGGAGTTCCTAGATTTCAAACGCGAACTTTCGGTAATCGGTATTAAAGGAGCAGACGACTCCAGGGCCTTTCCGGTCGGTGAAAACATCCACCGTGACGAAATCCTTCGTGAAACCGTTGTCCCAGCACGTGCACCGGAGAATGTTCTGGAGGAAGCACGTTCTGTTGCGCTTGATGTTCTTGAGCTAATGGATGGACGCGGGGTGTTTGGTATCGAGTTATTCCAAACCACAGATGATGCAATTCTAGTTAATGAAATTGCTCCTCGTCCACATAACTCTGGTCACTGGACTATTGAGGGAGCTGTCTCATCTCAGTTTGAGCAGCATATTCGTGCTGTTCTTGGCTGGCCGCTTGCTTCGACGGCACAACGCTGTCCAACTGCTATGCTAAACCTGCTTGGAGATGTTGATAAGAATGTTCCTGCGAAGCTTGCTGGTGTTGAGACTCTTCTTGATAGCCCTGGTGTGTCTTTACATTGGTATGGTAAAAGAGAAGCGCGACCTCTTCGCAAGTTAGGTCACATAACGTTAACCGCTGATGGGTCGGACCTCGATGAAGTCAATCAATTACTATCTCGTGGAAAAGAACTACGAGACAAAACTACATTCATCGAGTAAGACTAAATCCGTCCCTTCTTTGTGAGATGATTACATATATTGGTGTATGGCAGATGAAGTTTCAGCGATAATTAATGCGCTTCATGAAGAAGCGAGTACGGAACGACCACTTGAATCAACCCCTGATATTGGTATTATTATGGGGTCAGATTCTGATCTTGATGTCATGATGGGCACTGATGATGACTCTGGTGCATACCATGCGCTTGTCGAGAAACTTGGGTTTGCAGAAGTAACTGATTATGACAACCCACCGGCAGAACGTTTTACGTTTGAAACGTATGTGGTTTCGGCTCATCGGACCCCGGACCTTATGACGGCATACGCGGAAACAGCAGCAGACCGAGGAATTGAAGTCATTATTGCCGGTGCAGGTGGAAAATCTGCCGATCTTCCTAACATGACTGCATCTATTGCGTACCCGCTTCCGGTAATTGGCGTGCCGGTTCAGGAGAAGTCAGTCGATTCTGTTATTGGGATGCCAACTGGAGCGCCAATTACTGCAGTTGACGCCGGGAAATCATTTAATGCTGCACTCTCTGCTGTGCAAGTCCTCTCTCGAAAGCATCCTGAACTTCGAGATAGACTAATCGCATATCATGACCAGCTTCGATCAGATGTCGGAGAAACTTCACAAGCGTTACATCAGCTTGGAACTCCGACGTTCCGGAATCAACGTCAGTGATTACACGACCACGTCTAACAGAGCAAGTATTACAGCGGTAGCGAGACGAGTCAAACAGAGGAGGCTGTCGAGGACACAAGCAGACAAAGGATCTGCCGTCGGCTATGACACAAATTAGCAGGATCGTCGAACTGTTAAACTAAATAAAATCCGGAGAATTCCTCTAAACTTCTGAACGCTTATATGGGTGGCTTCACTACAGGGGCACAACTGTGAGAACATGAGCCAATGGATCGCTATCGGTGCGCTGGCACTTGTCGCAATAGCTATTCCGTTAGTCATGATGTTTGCGTCATGGCTGTTGCGTCCCAGCGTTCCCGAAAAAGGCAAACGCACAACCTACGAAAGTGGGGAAGTGCCTACTGGGACGACGAGAAGTCGGTTCAACATCCAGTACTACATGGTTGCACTATTGTTCCTCGTCTTCGACGTGGAAACGGTGCTGATCTTCCCATGGGCAATGGCCTACCCAGAAGCAATTGACAAGGTTGGAACAGGACAGGCACTGATCCCAATGCTTGTATTTATTGGAATCTTACTGCTTGGCCTGGTCTGGGCATGGAGAACCGGTGCTATCCGATGGATACGTAGCGACTCCCAGAAATCAGTCTTACGGAGGGTAGAACAATGAGTAATGAACCGATTGAGAAACTCGAAGGTAGTGCAGATCCACAAACAGCAACACGAGAGGCAAGAACTGGAGAAGGGTTGGACAATCGTTTTAATTCTAAGCTTCGGTCTGCGTTCGGATCTGCCCCGTTCATTCTTACCAAGTTTGATAAGTTCATGAACTGGGCACGAGGATCATCGATGTTTATGTTGCAGTTTGGAATTGCCTGTTGTAGTATTGAGATGATGCACACCTATTCGGTCAAGCACGACCTTGACCGATTCGGGGCTGGTGTTCCTCGAGCTTCACCACGACAGGCGGATGTGATTATCATCCCTGGAACTATTGTTTCGAAGTTTGCTCCTCGAATGAAGCGCGTCTATGATCAAATGCCTGAGCCGAAGTTCGTCATTAATATGGGATCATGTGCAATTTCTGGAGGGCCGTTCCAGGAAGGATACAATGTCGTTAAAGGAGCCGAAGAGGTCATTCCGGTTGACATTCACGTCCCTGGATGTCCTCCTCGTCCAGAGGCACTGATTTACGGTGTTGCAAAGCTACAGGAACGAATTTCGGAAGGTGAATCGTCGCCTGTTGTAGTTAAGCCGTATGAACTTGAGCAGTTCTCTGATCTAGAACGCGATGAGGTGGTCGATAAACTCGCTGCACAGATTGATGAGGAAGATCTAATCATGCGATATAACTGGGCTGATTCACCATGAGCACGCCAGAAGAAGTCATCTCGGAGGAAGAACAATCCTCCATCGCTGATATTCAGTCGCTTGTTGGTGAATATATCATTGAAACAGAGACGCACATCAATGCACCAGCAATTGTTATTCGACCAGATGACACGCAGACAGTTCTGCAAACGCTTCGTCAGGACGCTGGATTTGATCATCTCTCCTGTGTTACTGCACAGGAATACCAGGATCGTTTCGAGTCCATTTACCACCTCAAGAAATTTGATGATCCCACTGACGAGCTGAGTGTTGTCGTACCTGTTCCACGGGATGCTCCAATAAGCCAAAGTGCTGAACCAGTATTCCGCACTGCTGACTGGCATGAACGAGAAGCCTACGATCTGCTTGGCATCCAGTATGATGAACATCCAGATCACCGTCGAATTCTCCTTCCTGAAACGTGGCAGGGACATCCTCTTCGAGAAGACTATGACCAAGATCGTCCACAGATTGTCCCATTCCGTGCGCACGAAAACCCAATTGAGAAAAATGTAGATGGAGACGGGGATACGATGTTTATTAACATCGGTCCTCATCACCCAGCAACACACGGCGTGCTTCATCTAAAAACCGTTCTTGACGGTGAGCAGGTCGTTGATGTTGAATCTGACATTGGGTACCTTCACCGCTGTGAAGAGCAAATCTGTCAGCAAAGCACCTACCGGCATCAGATTATGCCATATCCTGATCGGTGGGACTACATTTCCTCAGGTCTCCTCAATGAGTGGGCATATGCTCGGGTGGCAGAGGATCTCGCTGACATTGATGTTCCAGAATATGCCCAAGTTATTCGTACAATGGGAGCAGAGATGTGTCGAATTGCATCTCACATGCTGGCCCTAGCAACGTTCGCCCTCGACGTTAACGGTGACTTTACAGCTGGGTTCATGTATGCGATCCGCGAACGTGAAAAAGTCGAGGACTTACTTGAAGAACTCACCGGCCAGCGGTTGATGTTTAATTACTTCCGGCTTGGTGGTCTCGCGTGGGATATCCCAGAGCCTCGAGAGCAATTCTTTGAAAATACACGTAGCTTCCTGAATGATCTTCCAGAGGCTGTACAGGAGTTCCATAATCTACTGACGAACAACGAAATCTATCAGGCTCGGACAATTGGCACTGGTATTCTTGAGCCTGATGTTGCCAGGGACTACGGTTGCACTGGTCCGGTACTTCGAGGGTCCGGAGTTGACTATGACTTGCGAAGAGATGACCCATACGGATACTATGATGAACTTGACTGGGACGTTGTCACTGAAGACGGGAAAGACAACTACTCCCGTGTGCTTGTCCGTATGCGCGAGGTCGAACAGTCTGCTCGGATCATCGATCAGTGTATTGATCTACTCGAAGACTGGCCAGAAGATGAACGAGATGTTCAATCGAATGTACCACGAAAAGTGGCTCCTGACGCTGGCCAAGAAATCTACCGCGCCGTTGAGGGTGCTAAAGGTGAACTTGGAATTTACGTACGCACAGATGGGACTGATAAGCCTGCCCGGTTTAAGATCCGAAGTCCGTGCTTCTCAAACCTGCAGGCATTACCAGAGATGGCCGAAGGTGAATACGTTCCAGACCTTGTTGCTGCCCTTGGAAGTCTTGATATTGTTCTTGGGGAGGTGGATCGATAATGACGACATTATCAACTACACCACTGCCGGAATGGATTGCTGATCTAGCTGGCCTCGATGGCAGCATGGGATCGTTTGTTGGTGGAATTGTTGGAGCTCTTGTTATCGTGAGCTTGCTCCTTGCGATGTCAGCTGTCGCTGGACCGTGGGCTAAACGAAAGATTACGGCTGCATTCACTGATCGAATTGCTGTTAGTCGACTTGGACCGTTCGGCTTATTCTTCATCGTTGCCGACTCGATTCGATTACTCTCCAAGGAACTTATTATACCTGAGAACGCCGACCGGCCTGCATACGACATTGCCCCGATTATAATTGTTCTGTCAGCACTACTCGGATTTGCTATTATCCCAATGGGGTCGATTGCAGGCGTTGAGTTCCAACTGGCTGACCCTGACTCAGGACTTGTCTTGCTCTTTGCATTCTCATCGCTAGCTACGATTGGCCTTGTTGTCGGCGGCTATGCATCAGCAAATAAGTATTCGACACTCGGCTCACTGCGATCAGTTGCACAGAGTGTTGCATATGAGATTCCACTGGTAGTCATTGCAATCTCTGTTGTTCTGCTTGTTGGAGGGCTCGGAGAAAGTAATGCGTTAGCACTCTCTACAATTGTTGAAGCTCAACAGCAGGAACTGGTGTCCGTAGCAGGCCTCTCAATCCCTGCTTGGTTCATTTTCCTTAATCCATTTGCATTTATCCTTTTCCTAGTTGCCAGCCTTGCCGAGGTTGGGCGTAATCCGTTTGATATCCCAGAAGCGCCTACTGAAATTGTCGCTGGGTACCAAACAGAATACTCTTCAGTATACTTCGTCCTCTTCTACCTTGGTGAGTTCCTCCATATCTTCCTCAGTGCAGGTATTATTACCGTTCTTTTCCTTGGAGGTGGATCAGGGCCAGTTCTTCCGGGCTTAGTCTGGTTTATCATCAAACTCTGGATCATCTTCTTGCTCACTCAGTGGGCTCGTGCTGCATTACCACGCTTCCGCATTGACCAACTCATTGCTATTGGCTGGAAAGGACTGTTAGTTTTAAGTTTCGCCAATCTAATACTCACAGCAGTTATCGTTGGGGTGATAGTATGATTGGTGTGCTCAAGTCCATGGCGACAACGATGAAACATGCGTTAGGTGGTGAAACGTTTACTGTCCGTTACCCGGAGGAAACCCCGGACGTTAGTGCTCGATTCCGCGGTATTCATAAATACAGCCAAGAACGCTGTATCTGGTGTCGACAGTGTGAGAACGTCTGTCCAAATGACACGATTCAGATTGTGATGGACGATAAACGTAATGGGGAACGGTATAATCTCCACGTCGGGCAGTGTATTTACTGCCGACTTTGTGAGGAAGTCTGCCCGACTGATGCGATCCTGTTAACACAAAACTTTGAGTTTACTGGTGATACTAAAGATGATCTTGTGTATAACAAGGATCAACTTCGCGCTGTCCCTTGGTATAAAGACTCTGATCCGCTTGCTGCCAGAGAACCGGATCGAAGCGCGTGGGTCGGTGAAGGGGATGACGAACTCGACTACCAGTAGTTAGTTTTGCCCACATTTTTAAATCGAATTGCTTTGTTATTGTATTTCCTTCTCATTCTTCATGATTCATAATACTAATACATCTTCGAAGTATCAATATATGTTCATTTGCTGGTGCTGTTCCGTCGTATTTTGCCGCAAGTTTTAGCCAATACGATTCTATTTAGTAATCTTGAAAAAGCCCCCCACACATCTAATTCTCAATGTCACAATTCGGCACAGTCGCATTTGCGCTGTTTTCCATTCTTCTGGTTGGGAGTAGTCTCGGTGCCGTTCTCATGCGAGAAGTCTGGCACAGCGCCCTTCTCCTCGGTGTCGCCTTGGTGTCGGTGGCAGCATTGTATGTCACGCTCAGTGCCGAGCTCCTTGCTGCCATACAGATCCTTGTTTATGTCGGAGGGGTGCTGGTCTTGATTGCATTCGCTGTCATGTTAACTGAATCAGATGAACCGGAGGTGAGTAGCTAATGGCCCGTCCTCGATTACACCTTGGACGCCATCTACTTCCTGGTATCGTCGCTATTGGGATTTTTATCCTAATAGCTGCTACCACACTTAGCATTGAGTTTACTGATTCTGTCGGCACATTTGAACCGAATATCATCGAAGAGATCGGACTATCCCTTGTCAACGCTGCATCTGAAGCTGACGGATACCTTGTTCCGTTGATTTTAATTGCACTTCTGCTTGATGCAGCCCTTGACGGAGCCGTGTACCTTGCCAGAAGAGATGGAGGTGAGCAAGAATGAACATTGGAGTTGAATATTATTTACTCATCTCAGCAGCAGTGTTTAGCATCGGATTGTTCGGTGTTCTTACCCGGAGGAATGCACTGATGTTTCTAATCTCTGTTGAGCTCATGCTTAACGCTGCGAACCTCAATCTTGTTGCGTTTGCACTCCACTATGGTGACCTTTCTGGGCAGATATTCGCGCTGTTTGTTGTTGGACTTGCTGCTGCTGAGGTGGCGATTGGTATCGGAATCATATTAGTACTGTATCGTAAGTTTGACTCACTCGACGTTACACTCGCTACAACGAGGAGGTGGTAATCATGTCGGAACTAATCGAATCTGCTTGGATCATTGCGGTCCTTCCATTCCTATCGTTCGTCATTGCACTGGTTACTGGTAAATATCTTCCAAAGAAAGGGGCTATCCCTGGTATCTTGGCAACAGCGGCCTCATTAGCCATTTCCATCTGGGCGTTCTTCCAAGTGTACAATGGCAATGAGGTCTATGAAAATGAGCTGTATACGTGGGTCGGTGCTGACGCGATCGAATTGACGTTTGGAATTCTAATTGATCCACTATCAGCCTTGATGCTCATTATTGTCTCTTTGATTGCCACGCTCGTTCATATCTTCTCGCTTGGATACATGAACCATGACCCAGGCCATCGTGAACGAGGGGGGCTTCCACGATACTATGCCAGCCTTGGACTCTTCACGGCCAGTATGCTCGCATTTGTCTTTTCATCAAATCTACTGATGGCGTTTATTTTCTTCGAGCTTGTTGGCCTGTGTTCGTATCTCCTGATTGGATTCTGGCAAAGTGATCGAGCACCACCGAGTGCCGCAAAGAAGGCATTCCTAGTTACTCGGTTTGGTGATTACTTCTTCCTGATTGGCGTCGTCGGAGTGTTAGCTACCTTCGGTACTGGAGCATTCTATGATGGGTTCCCTGAGATGACACAAAGCATCATCGATGGCGGGGATAATGCTGCCGATGTTGTCAACTGGATCCCAGGCGATCTTGACGCAGAAACGTGGTTCACTATCTTAGGTCTACTAGTCCTCGGGGGTGTAATTGGTAAGTCCGCACAGTTCCCGCTTCATACATGGTTGCCTGACGCAATGGAAGGCCCAACACCTGTTTCAGCCCTCATTCACGCGGCGACAATGGTCGCTGCTGGCGTTTATCTTGTGGCTCGGATGTTCGGCTTCTATGCGGTCCTTGAGGTTGCTCTGATCGTAATTGCATTCATTGGAGGATTCACAGCACTCTTCGCAGCAACCATGGGCGTTGTCAAAGATGATCTCAAGCAGGTGCTTGCATACTCGACAATTTCCCAGTATGGCTACATGATGCTCGGACTTGGCGTCGGGGGATATGTTGCGGCGACATTCCACCTTATGAATCACGCGTACTTCAAGGCGCTTCTGTTCCTTGGTGCTGGCGCCATCATCGTTGCAACGCACCATCACCAAGACATGTGGAAACTTGGTGGGCTCAAAGACAAAATGCCAATTGTACATTACACGTTCTTAGCTGGGGCACTCGCACTTGCTGGTGTTATCCCACTATCTGGATTCTGGTCAAAAGATGAGATCCTTTATGACGCTCTCCTTGTTGGACTTGAAGAACCTCTGTTCTTGGCCGCATACGGAATGGCGCTCCTTTCAGTCTTCCTCACCGGGTTCTATACGTTCCGGATGTATTTCCTCACCTTCCATGGAGAGCCCCGGTCTGAATATGCAAAAGATCCTGAACCGCTTGGCTGGGATATCAAATTCCCACTCGGTATCCTCGGTATTCTCGCCGTTGTTGCTGGTCTTGTTAATATGAAACCAGTTGACGAGTTAGTCAGTCCTGACATTCTATATCTTGAAAGCTGGCTGGATGACTTTGGATTTGAAACGCTGGCCTATACCGAATACACCGATGTCTACCAGTTTGGTGCCGCTGAGTTGGCACCATTTATTCCGGCTGGAATCGCTCTTGCGCTCGCTCTTGCTGGCATTTACTTTGCACATCTGTTCTACAACGTGCCGTCGCCAGCACAGCGGTTCGAAGACCCAGGTCCTGTTGCTCAAGTTGTAAAACACAACTACTACCAAGATGAGATTCAGGTTTGGATCGCACAGAATCTTGGTCTTGGCGTTGCTCGTAGTGCTAACACGTTCGACCAAGGCGTAATCGATGGAATTGTTAACGGAGCCGGTGGTATCAGCCTTGCTGGTGGTGATCGTGTCCGTCGGATCCAGAGTGGATTCCTTAATAACTACATCTTACTGATACTCCTTTCATTGTTCGTGTTAACAGCTGTACTCGGAGTTAACTGGGGGTGGTGGCTATGACACCTGACATGATCATTGAGATTCTAATTGTTATCTGTCTGGTTGGCGCAGTTGCAACGTTCCTTTCGCCTGACCGCTTTGCCGGGCGAATAGCATTCCTTCTTAGCCTACTACCGCTTGCTGGATCTCTCCTGATGTTTTGGGAGTTCTATGGAGATGCCAGCGAGTACGGAAATGTGTTGTTCGAAAGCACTAATCGGGCATTTGAGTCTGACCTCTCTGGGACAACAATCCTCAACCTCGGAACATATGATATCCAGTGGATAGCCGCTCTCGATGGTATTAGTCTCCCACTATTAGTCCTATCAACAATCCTTACCACGCTTGCAATCCTCAGTGCTTGGACTCCGATTGACGAACGTCAGTCACAATTCTATGGTTTAGTGTTATTCTTGGAGGCTGCGCTGATTGGCGTATTTGCCACACTTGACTTCTTTGTGTGGTTCATTTTCTGGGAAGCAGTTCTTATTCCGATGTACTTCCTGATTGGCGTCTGGGGCGGCCCACGTCGCAAGTATGCAGCTATCAAGTTCTTCATTTACACAAATGTCGCCTCATTGGTGATGTTCATTGGATTCCTCGCAATGGTTTTCGGATTAACCGTTGAATCCTTTGATCTATTTGAGATCACCACGGCACTGAACAACGACGCGTTCTTAGATGATACATACTTAGGACTTAGCAGCACCACCCTCACGACCATCGCGTTCTTCGCGATGTTCTTTGGATTTGCAGTGAAGGTCCCCGTTGTTCCATTCCATACGTGGTTGCCTGATGCACACGTTGAAGCACCGTCTCCTGTCTCAGTTATCTTAGCGGGAGTGCTACTCAAGATGGGTACTTACGCTCTGCTTCGATACAACTTCACGATGCTGCCAGATGTTGCAACCGAAACTTGGGTTGCACTGCTCCTTGGAGCAATTGCTGTTATCAGTGTTATTTATGGCGCGCTACTGGCATTAGCACAGCAAGACCTCAAGCGGATTGTTGCATATTCATCCGTTGCTTCAATGGGATATGTTATCCTTGGCTTGGTTGCCTACACGGTTTATGGAATCGGTGGAGCCACCTTCCATATGGTCTCTCACGGCCTGATCTCCGGGCTTCTGTTCATGACTGTCGGCGTTATTTACAGTGCTACTCATACGCGAATGGTTGAAGATATGTCCGGGTTGGCAGACCGCATGCCAGTAGCTGTCGGAATCTTCGTTGCTGGTGCATTCGCTTACATGGGACTCCCAGGCATGTCTGGATTCGCGGCTGAGTTCTTTGTCTTCTTCGGGTCTTTCGACTCAGCACTCCCATATTCACCTGTATTCACTGGCGTTGCAATGTTTGGAATTGTAATTGTGGCAGGATATCTGCTTTATGCGATGCAGCGGACACTGTTCGGTCCATTCGATCTTGCCACTGACTATGAACTTAGCCGGGCGTCTGCCCAAGATGTCCTTCCACTGTTTATCCTACTCGGCCTGATTATCGCTCTTGGTGTTAATCCTGACCTGATCTTCGATATGATTGAACCAGCAATTGAACCTATCGAAAATGGAGGTGATAGCTAATGTCTGAACTTGTTGATTCAACGATTGCATTGCTTCCAGTTGTTTTACTGGCAGTGACAGCACTAGCAGTTTTTGCTGTTGATGCGATTTTGCCAGACAGGAATACTAGCGGGCTTCTAGCTGGTATCTCTGCTATTGGCGCAATTGGTGCCTTAGCAACCTCTCTTTGGTATCTGTATGATGGAATTCCTTCAGTCGATGGAAGCGATCCGAGTGATGGAATCCTTGCCAATCAGCTCGTTGTCGACGATATCAGTCTTATCTTTGCTGCTATCGTCTCTGTTGTGACTCTGTTGGTTGTTCTCGGTGGATATGATTATCTGAAGCAGGTTCCCAGAAAAAGCGAGTTCTACTCACTCGTCCTGCTAGCAGCAACCGGAATGGCTACTCTCGCCTATGCAAACAGCCTTCCAACCGCATTCATTGCTTTTGAACTGGCAAGCCTTCCATCATATGTCCTTGTTGCCTACCACAAGGATCGACAAGGCAGCGCTGAAGCAGGATTTAAGTACTTTGTTATCGGTGCTATCTCGTCTGCAGTTCTCCTGTATGGTATCAGCCTTGTCTATGCCTCTACCGGGGCCCTTGTATTCTCAGATATCTTGAGTGCGCTTCCTTCAGAAGGAGCAGATAAGATGGGTCTTTTCGGGATTGGCGTTTTGATGATGATCGTAGGGCTCGGATTCAAAGTTGCCGCTGTCCCGTTCCATTTCTGGGCTCCTGAAGCCTACGATGCTGCACCCGCTCCAGTGGGAGCGTTCCTTTCGTCTGCATCAAAAGCTGCTGGGTTTGTTATCACGTTCCGTATCTTCTTTGAAGCATTCCCAATGAGCGAACTTCCTGCAGCCGAGATTGACTGGATCCTCATTTTTGGCGCACTTGCTGTGCTTACGATGCTTCTTGGGAATTATGCCGCTCTTGTTCAGTCAAATGTCAAACGCATGCTTGCGTACTCCTCAATCGGCCATGCAGGATATGTACTGATTGTCCTTGGAGCCTTAGCGACAGGCGACTTCTCCGGAGCAGAGAATCAGTTCCTAATCGCCGCGGGTATCTTACATCTTACTGTATATGCATTTATGAACACTGGTGCGTTCCTCTTTGCCAGTGTCGGTGAAT
This portion of the Salinarchaeum sp. IM2453 genome encodes:
- the nuoK gene encoding NADH-quinone oxidoreductase subunit NuoK, whose protein sequence is MNIGVEYYLLISAAVFSIGLFGVLTRRNALMFLISVELMLNAANLNLVAFALHYGDLSGQIFALFVVGLAAAEVAIGIGIILVLYRKFDSLDVTLATTRRW
- the nuoL gene encoding NADH-quinone oxidoreductase subunit L produces the protein MSELIESAWIIAVLPFLSFVIALVTGKYLPKKGAIPGILATAASLAISIWAFFQVYNGNEVYENELYTWVGADAIELTFGILIDPLSALMLIIVSLIATLVHIFSLGYMNHDPGHRERGGLPRYYASLGLFTASMLAFVFSSNLLMAFIFFELVGLCSYLLIGFWQSDRAPPSAAKKAFLVTRFGDYFFLIGVVGVLATFGTGAFYDGFPEMTQSIIDGGDNAADVVNWIPGDLDAETWFTILGLLVLGGVIGKSAQFPLHTWLPDAMEGPTPVSALIHAATMVAAGVYLVARMFGFYAVLEVALIVIAFIGGFTALFAATMGVVKDDLKQVLAYSTISQYGYMMLGLGVGGYVAATFHLMNHAYFKALLFLGAGAIIVATHHHQDMWKLGGLKDKMPIVHYTFLAGALALAGVIPLSGFWSKDEILYDALLVGLEEPLFLAAYGMALLSVFLTGFYTFRMYFLTFHGEPRSEYAKDPEPLGWDIKFPLGILGILAVVAGLVNMKPVDELVSPDILYLESWLDDFGFETLAYTEYTDVYQFGAAELAPFIPAGIALALALAGIYFAHLFYNVPSPAQRFEDPGPVAQVVKHNYYQDEIQVWIAQNLGLGVARSANTFDQGVIDGIVNGAGGISLAGGDRVRRIQSGFLNNYILLILLSLFVLTAVLGVNWGWWL
- a CDS encoding NuoM family protein yields the protein MIIEILIVICLVGAVATFLSPDRFAGRIAFLLSLLPLAGSLLMFWEFYGDASEYGNVLFESTNRAFESDLSGTTILNLGTYDIQWIAALDGISLPLLVLSTILTTLAILSAWTPIDERQSQFYGLVLFLEAALIGVFATLDFFVWFIFWEAVLIPMYFLIGVWGGPRRKYAAIKFFIYTNVASLVMFIGFLAMVFGLTVESFDLFEITTALNNDAFLDDTYLGLSSTTLTTIAFFAMFFGFAVKVPVVPFHTWLPDAHVEAPSPVSVILAGVLLKMGTYALLRYNFTMLPDVATETWVALLLGAIAVISVIYGALLALAQQDLKRIVAYSSVASMGYVILGLVAYTVYGIGGATFHMVSHGLISGLLFMTVGVIYSATHTRMVEDMSGLADRMPVAVGIFVAGAFAYMGLPGMSGFAAEFFVFFGSFDSALPYSPVFTGVAMFGIVIVAGYLLYAMQRTLFGPFDLATDYELSRASAQDVLPLFILLGLIIALGVNPDLIFDMIEPAIEPIENGGDS
- a CDS encoding NADH-quinone oxidoreductase subunit N produces the protein MSELVDSTIALLPVVLLAVTALAVFAVDAILPDRNTSGLLAGISAIGAIGALATSLWYLYDGIPSVDGSDPSDGILANQLVVDDISLIFAAIVSVVTLLVVLGGYDYLKQVPRKSEFYSLVLLAATGMATLAYANSLPTAFIAFELASLPSYVLVAYHKDRQGSAEAGFKYFVIGAISSAVLLYGISLVYASTGALVFSDILSALPSEGADKMGLFGIGVLMMIVGLGFKVAAVPFHFWAPEAYDAAPAPVGAFLSSASKAAGFVITFRIFFEAFPMSELPAAEIDWILIFGALAVLTMLLGNYAALVQSNVKRMLAYSSIGHAGYVLIVLGALATGDFSGAENQFLIAAGILHLTVYAFMNTGAFLFASVGEYWNLGEKFSDFAGLAKEAPILCVAMTILLFNLAGLPIGGGFWSKYLLFTGAIQTEFWWLAAVGALTSAVSLYYYTRLVKVMWIDEPDQPHGISGRPTGIYVSVLTAATVSIALLVVWIISGVDAVEFDLFHDLFVDAANDLLPEE